In the genome of Epinephelus lanceolatus isolate andai-2023 chromosome 18, ASM4190304v1, whole genome shotgun sequence, one region contains:
- the LOC117267997 gene encoding 3-mercaptopyruvate sulfurtransferase-like produces MAAQTRALVSAQWLADAIKNNLVGPKLRILDSSWYLPKTKRDPRAEFTQKHIPGSSFFDIDDCCDKRSDLDHMLPTSSHFSQYVGDLGIGNETHVVVYDTSDFGSFGAPRVWWMFRLFGHSLVSVLDGGMKNWLAGGYPVTAEYSKPEFAEFKATLNQPWVKSYEDILENIRTKQVQVVDARSAGRFRGVEPEPRDDTLPGHFPGAINMPFTSFMDASGKELGTEGLSNLFKEAGVDLKQPLWATCGSGVTACHIALAAHLLGHPGVCVYDGSWSEWFKRASAEHILSEGEGKKM; encoded by the exons CCATCAAAAACAACCTGGTCGGTCCCAAGCTTCGTATCCTCGACTCTTCATGGTACCTTCCCAAAACGAAGCGGGACCCGAGGGCTGAATTTACGCAGAAGCACATCCCGGGCTCCTCTTTCTTTGACATCGACGACTGCTGTGACAAGCGCTCAGATCTGGACCACATGCTGCCAACTTCCAGCCACTTCTCCCAGTATGTAGGAGACCTGGGCATCGGCAACGAGACGCATGTAGTCGTGTATGACACCAGCGACTTTGGGTCGTTCGGCGCGCCCCGGGTGTGGTGGATGTTCCGGCTGTTTGGGCACAGTTTGGTGTCGGTGCTGGACGGAGGTATGAAGAACTGGCTGGCTGGAGGTTATCCGGTGACAGCTGAATACTCCAAACCGGAGTTTGCAGAGTTTAAAGCGACCCTGAATCAGCCGTGGGTGAAGAGCTATGAAGACATACTGGAGAACATCAGAACCAAGCAGGTCCAGGTGGTGGATGCCAGGTCTGCAGGGAGGTTCAGGGGTGTTGAGCCGGAGCCCAGAGATG ACACGCTGCCAGGACATTTCCCCGGTGCAATCAACATGCCGTTCACGTCTTTCATGGACGCCTCTGGAAAGGAACTGGGAACTGAAGGCCTGTCTAACCTGTTCAAAGAGGCCGGGGTGGACCTGAAGCAGCCGCTCTGGGCCACCTGCGGGTCCGGTGTCACAGCATGTCACATTGCTCTGGCCGCTCACCTGCTCGGGCACCCTGGGGTGTGCGTTTATGACGGCTCCTGGTCTGAATGGTTTAAAAGAGCGTCTGCAGAGCATATTCTCTCAGAGGGAGAGGGGAAGAAGATGTGA